The stretch of DNA TTTCCATGGGGCGGAGACTCGTTTGATGCGCAGCACCCGTTGTTTGCTATAAAGGTGAAGACGATACTGGTGAAAGTCGTTGCTGGTGGTGGCTAGAGTCGGAAGTGACGGCAGAGGTGCTCCAGAGTCTCTGGGACGGCCCCGCCCGGGGGGGGCGTCGGGCGGTGGGAGCCTCATCCAGGACGGCGTTCTTTTGCAGGCGGCTGATGAGTGTAACCCCTTTGGCACTAAAGGTGCGCATAAGGGACCCTTTGGCAAATGCACCATCAACGACAAGGACAAATGGCTGTATCAAAAAGGTCTTTACCCGCCGGACCATGTCGGCAGCGATCTCCCCACGGCTGTGAGAGCTGACCCCGTCGGGAAGGTAGCTGTCTGGTACAACTAACCCCGCCATAAACGGCACACACGGCCACTTCTGCAACAGTGTGGCGTACAAGAGCACTCCCATGATGATCCACTCGTGGCCCCAGATGTAGGAGGCCAGATTGCGTTTCCTGGCGTAATTGAAATGAAAACTCCAGCCCAACATCGTTCGTC from candidate division KSB1 bacterium encodes:
- a CDS encoding transposase; amino-acid sequence: MRLANLERHFSNVHLTVSQYRRDVWQLALTLLVVVVRVLALRRPLTFSLDSTLVRKFGRTMLGWSFHFNYARKRNLASYIWGHEWIIMGVLLYATLLQKWPCVPFMAGLVVPDSYLPDGVSSHSRGEIAADMVRRVKTFLIQPFVLVVDGAFAKGSLMRTFSAKGVTLISRLQKNAVLDEAPTARRPPRAGPSQRLWSTSAVTSDSSHHQQRLSPVSSSPL